The window ATCATAAAAACTATTCTCAGATCTTATGATGGAATATTTGACCATTACATAAAATTTGATGAGGGAATACTTGCAAAACGACTTAATACAAATAAAACAGAAATTGTAAAACAACTTAATTATTTAAAAAAAATAGATATTCTTGATTACTTATCCCAAACTGACAAAGCAAGAATTATTTTTATCTCCGAACGAGTTGATGATAACAGTATTTTTGTTGACCCTGCTGAATATCACAAAAGAAAAAAAAATTTTGAATCAAAAATTAATTCAGTTATTAAATATGCTTTTGAAACAAAAGCTTGTAAAAGCAAACAACTGTTAGGATACTTTGGTGAAAAATTAAAAAACGATTGTGGACATTGTGATTATTGCCTTAAAGGAAACAAAATAAATATTACAGATTTTGAGTTTAAAAATATTTTCAAAAAAACAATAGCTTTGCTAAATAAAAAGCCATACAATATGGATAAATTGATTGAACAACTTAATGACTTTGAAAAAGATAATGTGATTTACACCATAAGATGGCTAATTGATAATAACAGAATAAAATCGGATAAAAACAGTTTATTAAGATTAACTAAGGGCAAATGAAAAGAATAATTTTTACTGTTACCAACGACCTCAGCTATGACCAACGCATGCAACGAATATGCAATAGTCTTAATAATGCAGGATTTAAAGTAAAACTTATCGGAAGAAAATTAAAAAACTCACAACCTATTGATAGATTAGCTTTTGAAAGTAAACGAATAAAATGTATTTTCAATTCAGGATTTTTATTCTATGCCGAATATAATTTAAGGCTATTTTTTTATTTACTTTTCCAGCCATTTGATATTGTTTGTTCTATTGACCTTGACACAATCTTGCCCGGAGTTTTGGTAGCAAAGCTACGATTAAAAAAATGCGTTTACGATGCACACGAATATTTTACAGAAGTTCCTGAATTAGAAAACAGAAAATTAACAAAAAGCATCTGGGAAAAAATTGCAAAGTTCACAATACCCAAAACCGATAAAAGATACACCGTAAGTAATTCAATTGCAGAAATTTTTAACAAAAAATATAATGTTGATTTCAAAACAATCATGAATTTTCCTTTGTTGAATGAAAACAAAAAACAATTAACACAAAAAAAACATCCGACAATTATTTATCAGGGGGCAATAAACAAAGGTCGTGGTTTGGAACAACTTATTGAAGCAATGACATATTTAGATGTAAAACTCATTATTGCAGGTGAAGGAAACTTAAGTGAACACATACGAATGCTTGTTGAAAGTAAAGGTATTAAAGAAAAAGTAAAATTCAAAGGATATATTAATCCACAGGAATTAGAAGAACTGACAAAAACTGCAACAATTGCTTACAACTTACTTGAAAAATCCAGCCTAAGTTATTATTATTCATTAGGTAACAAGTTCTTTTCATACATTCATGCAGAAATCCCAAGTATTTCAAGTAATTTCCCTGAATATAACAGCTTTAATAATAAATTTGAAGTTTCATATTTGACAGATTTAAAAGTAAAAAACATTATAAAAGCAGTAAATTATTTAATTGACAACAAGGAAAAATATAAACAACTAAAAACAAATTGTTCAAAAGCAAAAGAAATATTCAATTGGCAAAAAGAAAGTTTAAAGCTAATAAAAATATATAATGAGTTCTGATATTCATCTAAATATTATCACATTCGACATCCCCTACCCTGCTAATTATGGTGGAGTTATTGACGTTTTTTACAAACTTCAAGCACTAACAAAAGCAGGTATAAACATTCATTTACATAATTTTCAATACGGGCGAGAAGCATCAACAGAACTTGAAAAAATATGTCATAAAACTTATTATTATCCTCGCAAACCATTTGGCAACCCATTTAGAACAAAACTTCCTTACATAGTAAAAACCCGATGGTCAGAAAAACTACTTCATAATTTGCTTAAAAACGATTACCCTATTTTATTTGAAGGATTGCATTGTACCTTTTACATTGACAATGAAAAACTTAAAAATAGATTAAAGATTGTAAGAATGCATAACATTGAATATCTTTATTACAAGCATCTTGCAAAAGTTGAAAGCAATTTTTTAAGAAAATATTATTTTAATTCCGAAGCAAACAGATTAAGAAAATACCAACAGAAACTTAACATTGCAAGCTATATTGCTGCAATATCTCCATCAGATCATAAAATCCTGAAATTAAAACACGGCAATAGTTTTTACTTACCAGTGTTCCATCCAAACCAAAAAGTAACTTCAAAAAATGGCATAGGCGATTATGTTTTATACCATGGCAATCTGGGTGTTGGAGAAAATAATGAAGCAGCATTGTTTTTAGTAAACAATGTACTTAACGATTTAAAAATACCAACAATTATTGCAGGAAACAATCCTTCAAAAGAATTACAAAACGCAATAAAAGACAATTATCATATCAAACTCATTACACCAAAATTAGATGAAATATATCCTCTTATCGAAAATGCACAAATTAATATTTTACCTACTTTTCAGGATACAGGCATTAAACTAAAATTATTAAATGCACTTTTTATGGGACGATTTTGTATTGTTAACAACAAAATGATAAAAGACACAGGATTAGAAAAACTATGTATTGTAGCGGATGATATTACAAGCATGAAAGAAAAAATATCTGAATATTACAATAAAAATTTCAATTCAACTCATAAAGAAGCACGCGAAAA of the Bacteroidota bacterium genome contains:
- a CDS encoding glycosyltransferase, translating into MKRIIFTVTNDLSYDQRMQRICNSLNNAGFKVKLIGRKLKNSQPIDRLAFESKRIKCIFNSGFLFYAEYNLRLFFYLLFQPFDIVCSIDLDTILPGVLVAKLRLKKCVYDAHEYFTEVPELENRKLTKSIWEKIAKFTIPKTDKRYTVSNSIAEIFNKKYNVDFKTIMNFPLLNENKKQLTQKKHPTIIYQGAINKGRGLEQLIEAMTYLDVKLIIAGEGNLSEHIRMLVESKGIKEKVKFKGYINPQELEELTKTATIAYNLLEKSSLSYYYSLGNKFFSYIHAEIPSISSNFPEYNSFNNKFEVSYLTDLKVKNIIKAVNYLIDNKEKYKQLKTNCSKAKEIFNWQKESLKLIKIYNEF
- a CDS encoding glycosyltransferase family 4 protein; this translates as MSSDIHLNIITFDIPYPANYGGVIDVFYKLQALTKAGINIHLHNFQYGREASTELEKICHKTYYYPRKPFGNPFRTKLPYIVKTRWSEKLLHNLLKNDYPILFEGLHCTFYIDNEKLKNRLKIVRMHNIEYLYYKHLAKVESNFLRKYYFNSEANRLRKYQQKLNIASYIAAISPSDHKILKLKHGNSFYLPVFHPNQKVTSKNGIGDYVLYHGNLGVGENNEAALFLVNNVLNDLKIPTIIAGNNPSKELQNAIKDNYHIKLITPKLDEIYPLIENAQINILPTFQDTGIKLKLLNALFMGRFCIVNNKMIKDTGLEKLCIVADDITSMKEKISEYYNKNFNSTHKEAREKILNSKFDNNKNIKILISKIK